The genomic stretch AAATTGCCGTTTGCCAAAAATGAGGTCTACCGTCTCATGAGAGAAAATCTCGACTCCGACAAAATGATAAGGGACCAGGTAAAAGTTGAAATGAACAAGTTTTTAGGTGAAATCCTTAAAAACGTGTGCAGACAGCTAAACGAATATCCATACACAACCATCGAATATGAAATGCTCAAGGAATGCATCTACCCATACACCAACATCGAAAGAATCAACGAGGAAAAGGAAAGGATACTTCTCCATTTAAATGCAATCAAGGCTGATTGTGATGCACTGGCAATGGATGTTCAAAAGACATTGAAAATGAAAGATACAAGAGAAGAAGAAAAATTCATTGACTTTACAGCTAAAAATGAAGATGAAAAAGATGAATAATCTTTTTCTATAATTATATTTTTTCTAATTTTGCTTTCCAAACCTGATGACAAACATTGTCGTATCGTCAAACAGGTCTCCACCATTGTAGAAATCGTTGATGTCCTCATCAATTGATTTAATGATATTGTCCAAATCATCATCCTTATGACTATTCAAAATGTTTTCAAGCCTTTCCTCACCATAAAATCCATTATAGTCAATGTTTGCTTCGGTAACTCCGTCTGTGTATAGGAACAATGAATCTCCAGGCTTCAACTGTATGGTATGTTTTTCATAAGGCATGTCCTCCATTACTGCCAGCACTAGTCCGTGTTCTGTATCCAGATATTTGAACCCATCATTTCCCTGCTTAATCAATGGAGAATTATGGCCTGCATTGACATAGGAAAGTTCTCCTGTTTTTATGTTGAGTTTACCGAGCCAGCAGGTAACAAAAAGCTCCTCCACATTGCCTTTGCAAAGCTCATTGTTTATTCTGAAAAACGCTTCTGAGAGGTCATCATACTCATTTGAAAAGTCCTGAATTGAGGTCATGGCCTTTACCATAATTAGTGCGGCCGTAACTCCCTTGCCGCTCACATCTCCAATGACAAAACCGATATTCTCATCATCTATTTCAAAATAGTCATAAAAGTCCCCTCCCACTTCACGGGCAGCTTTCATGGATCCCCATAGGGAAATATTTTTGTCTTTAGAGAACTCATCAAAATCGGTAGGTATCATTGAATTTTGAATCTCATGAGCCAGATTCAGTTCGGTTTCAAATCTTTCGGTTTCTTTTGTTAATTGGATTAAATTTTGACTGTAATCATACAGTTCATTTTCCATATTAACCAAGGATTCAGACAATGACTTGACTTCATTGTTACCTTTGATATTTTTTAAATAATCATTTAGATCCTTATTATTTTTTAGATTACTAATGTCACTTGACAGATATCTGGACAATTGTTGAATAGGTTTTACTACTCTTTTTTCCAAAAACATCATGTATATTATTAGTAGAAGGATAAATATCAATAATAGTCTTAAAAAAGATTCCAGAAATTCAAAAACAAATAACCCAAGGTCTATACCACCCATCATGGCGATGACAGATATGGTGGATAATATTGCAGAAATTATTACCATTACTGCAAATATTGAGATAGTTACCTTTGAGAAGATATTTAGTTTTGAGGTCTTGTTTAATTTGAAGACCTCCTCATCGTATGGTTTAAATAGGAATATGACAATTATCAGCAATACTACAAAACTTAAATGGGTATTGTTGTGATAAAATGATAAAAGAGCACCCGCTTCTATAATCAATGCAATTAAAAGAAATATGTCATATATATAATCAGGCATTATTCTTTTCAGTTGTGTATTTGGAGTAAAATACGGAAGTTCATATCTGTTCCATATTATTATACCAATTAACAATAGTATAACTCCCGCTGCAATATTTCCATATTCCAATGATACTGTGGCACTGGCAAACATTTGGAGGTTTGTTTGAAAGAAGAAAATGTACTGTAATATGAAAACTGCCAAAATGATTGCAAGTTTAACAAAGTTGGCCAATCTGTTGATATTGAGAACTTCTACAGGTTGTTTTGGATATATGGAGTACCATAGTTTCCAGGGAAGTATTCCTATAATTATAATTAGCACAACATTTATTAACATTCCAGTTATATTAGTTTCCCCTAATGAGATTATCCAATAAGGTATTTCAATGAGAATAAAACCGACCGCTCCATATGGACCCAAAATCAGGGTTAAAACAGGAAGAAAACCAAACTCATAAAAGATTACATATCCCCCAAACACAGCATTTTCCAGAATGATGGTCACAAGAGTGATTATCATTGATAAAGCAACAATAAACTTTCTTGAAATGAATATTTCTTTTCTAATCATCCTCATTTCCTCCATCATACCTTATTGCAATCATGGTCATGTCATCGAACTGGTCCG from uncultured Methanobrevibacter sp. encodes the following:
- a CDS encoding PP2C family protein-serine/threonine phosphatase → MIRKEIFISRKFIVALSMIITLVTIILENAVFGGYVIFYEFGFLPVLTLILGPYGAVGFILIEIPYWIISLGETNITGMLINVVLIIIIGILPWKLWYSIYPKQPVEVLNINRLANFVKLAIILAVFILQYIFFFQTNLQMFASATVSLEYGNIAAGVILLLIGIIIWNRYELPYFTPNTQLKRIMPDYIYDIFLLIALIIEAGALLSFYHNNTHLSFVVLLIIVIFLFKPYDEEVFKLNKTSKLNIFSKVTISIFAVMVIISAILSTISVIAMMGGIDLGLFVFEFLESFLRLLLIFILLLIIYMMFLEKRVVKPIQQLSRYLSSDISNLKNNKDLNDYLKNIKGNNEVKSLSESLVNMENELYDYSQNLIQLTKETERFETELNLAHEIQNSMIPTDFDEFSKDKNISLWGSMKAAREVGGDFYDYFEIDDENIGFVIGDVSGKGVTAALIMVKAMTSIQDFSNEYDDLSEAFFRINNELCKGNVEELFVTCWLGKLNIKTGELSYVNAGHNSPLIKQGNDGFKYLDTEHGLVLAVMEDMPYEKHTIQLKPGDSLFLYTDGVTEANIDYNGFYGEERLENILNSHKDDDLDNIIKSIDEDINDFYNGGDLFDDTTMFVIRFGKQN